The Ornithodoros turicata isolate Travis chromosome 7, ASM3712646v1, whole genome shotgun sequence genome includes a region encoding these proteins:
- the LOC135400491 gene encoding uncharacterized protein LOC135400491, with protein MQSTLMGPKALEHVIGKSFQDKKLSSGDIQVEVNNKEQSIALQSLKNIGEIAVSVTTHRTLNTVKGVISEEELIECSETEIEEGLKEQGLVSAKRIIMRRDGKEIPTKHIILSFKLHTLPSTIKAGYVNCHVRSFIPNPRRCFKCQRFGHSSQVCRGQLVCPRCAGKEHTPESCTKDFHCANCEGGHPVYSRSCPRWKEEKEILKIKTEQNLNYRDARAQLKFRKKGSFSDVVRRGVALPRKSVETQTCFSGSESPLYTPQPEKAGDTPVSSAVTEASRSTGRRETATASSKVDGTQSVWDGVVKTPSQKGTQGMEVDDDDCMSQKSSSSLPSIPSQGKEKREKGRGRGFKGNDQQKQPLRRVQPP; from the exons atgcaatctacactgatgggaccaaa GGCACTCGAACACGTAATAGGAAAGTCGTTTCAGGACAAGAAACTGAGCTCAGGAGACATTCAGGTGGAGGTCAACAACAAAGAACAAAGCATAGCACTGCAATCTCTAAAGAACATCGGGGAGATAGCTGTTTCAGTTACAACCCACCGAACTCTGAACACCGTTAAGGGAGTCATTTCCGAAGAAGAGTTAATCGAGTGCAGCGAAACTGAAATCGAAGAGGGCTTGAAAGAGCAAGGCCTCGTCTCTGCCAAGCGGATAATTATGCGGAGAGATGGCAAGGAGATCCCGACAAAGCACATCATCCTGTCATTTAAGCTGCACACACTTCCATCTACCATCAAAGCCGGTTATGTCAATTGCCATGTCAGGTCATTTATTCCAAACCCTCGtcgctgtttcaaatgccagcggtTTGGGCACAGCTCCCAAGTCTGTCGAGGACAGTTGGTGTGTCCCAGATGTGCTGGCAAAGAACATACTCCGGAGTCCTGCACAAAAGACTTCCACTGTGCTAACTGTGAGGGGGGGCACCCGGTCTATTCTCGGTCCTGCCCAcgatggaaagaagaaaaagaaatattgaaaataaaaacagaacagaacttAAACTACAGAGATGCACGAGCACAGCTCAAgttcagaaagaaaggaagtttttccgacgtggtgcgtaggggagtggcacTACCGAGGAAGTCCGTGGAGACACAGACCTGTTTTTCGGGTTCTGAGTCCCCACTCTACACTCCCCAACCTGAGAAGGCTGGAGACACTCCGGTGTCTTCTGCCGTGACGGAGGCCAGCCGTTCAACTGGCCGCAGAGAAACAGCCACGGCCTCCTCTAAGGTCGATGGCACACAGTCGGTTTGGGACGGCGTCGTAAAAACCCCTTCCCAAAAAGGCACCCAAGGTATGGAggtcgacgatgacgactgcatgtcgcagaagtcatcgtcgagcctccccagcattccttcacaagggaaggaaaaacgagaaaaaggacgaggaaggggtttcaaagggaatgaccaacagaaacaaccccTGCGACGGGTCCAACCTCCCTAA